One genomic window of Amyelois transitella isolate CPQ chromosome 8, ilAmyTran1.1, whole genome shotgun sequence includes the following:
- the LOC106136554 gene encoding acylphosphatase-2 isoform X1 → MFRFLVLTAVTGVSVLRVNCTTAATVAMAMRAADFEVYGRVQGVFFRKFTKEQAQKLGLRGWCKNTDEGTVLGHMQGPPDKIETMMQWLKTTGSPSSRIEKAEFRNQKEITEYSFDNFSIVKD, encoded by the exons ATGTTTCGTTTTTTAGTATTAACGGCTGTGACGGGTGTCAGTGTTTTGAGAGTAAACTGCACTACCGCAGCCACTGTCGCAATGGCAATGAGAGCCGCCGATTTCGAAGTTTATGGTAGAGTCCAGGGAGTTTTCTTTCGtaag TTCACTAAAGAACAAGCCCAGAAACTGGGACTCCGTGGCTGGTGTAAAAATACTGATGAAGGAACTGTCTTAGGACACATGCAGGGGCCACCGgataaaattgaaacaat GATGCAGTGGTTGAAAACGACTGGGAGTCCGAGCAGCAGAATCGAAAAGGCTGAATTTAGAAACCAAAAGGAGATAACTGAGTATAGCTTTGACAATTTCAGTATTGTcaaagattaa
- the LOC106136573 gene encoding transferrin, which produces MNLKYIPCLIALIVCVHCKSPYKICVPAQFLKDCEQMLEVETKSKATLECVAARDRMECLSYVQQRQADFVPVDPEDMYVASKIPNQDFVLFQEYRTDDEPDAEFRYQAVIVVHKDLPINSLDGLKGLKSCHTGVNRNVGYKIPLTMLMKRSVFPKMNDHTISPKENELKALSTFFKQSCIVGTWSPDPKTTSAWKQHYSQLCSLCQHPNKCDYPDDFSGYEGALKCLAHNGGEVAFTKVFYVHKFFGLALGTIPAHPSPEDPTNFRYLCVDGSKVPVGDKNPCSWAARPWQGLLGHNDVLAQLSPLREKIKQLSNAGASTKPSWFTNVLGLSEKIHHVADNIPIKPVDYLKKANYTEVIERGHGVPELVVRMCVTSSVALAKCRAMSVFAFSRDIRPILDCVQESSEKDCLRSVQDNGSDLAAVDDIRVAAAAKQYGLHPVFHEVYGEKKTPNYAVAVVKKGSTYTTIDDLRGKRSCHSSFGTFSGLHAPLFYLINKGKITSEPGQCVKKLSDFFSAGSCLPGVDKPENNPKGDDISMLKKQCASDNNPLKCLQEGRGDIAFVSSADLKDYDESQYELLCLNRESGGRDKLSNFETCNIVMAPSRTWLASKTSMSDVSIAHTPLSLAQLLDTRSDLFNIYGEFLKNNNVLFNNAAKGLATTEKFDFDKFKTIHDVISNCGLV; this is translated from the exons atgaatttaaaatatataccgTGTCTTATAGCGTTGATCGTGTGTGTGCATTGTAAATCTCCGT ACAAAATATGCGTGCCGGcacagtttttaaaagattgcGAGCAGATGCTAGAAGTAGAAACGAAAAGCAAAGCAACCCTAGAATGTGTAGCAGCGAGAGATAG aaTGGAATGCCTTTCCTACGTGCAGCAACGCCAAGCCGACTTTGTGCCGGTAGACCCCGAGGACATGTACGTGGCTTCTAAGATACCCAACCAAGACTTCGTCCTCTTCCAGGAGTATAGGACCGACGATGAGCCAGACG CGGAATTCCGATACCAAGCCGTCATAGTGGTCCACAAGGATTTGCCGATCAATAGCTTAGATGGACTTAAAGGATTGAAGTCTTGTCACACCGGGGTCAACAGGAACGTGGGATATAAG atcCCATTGACAATGCTTATGAAACGTTCTGTGTTCCCGAAAATGAACGATCACACAATATCGCCAAAAGAAAATGAGCTGAAGGCGTTATCCACATTCTTCAAACAATCTTGCATTGTCGGCACCTGGTCTCCAGATCCAAAAACCACTAGTGCTTGGA AACAACATTACAGTCAACTATGCTCACTCTGTCAACATCCTAATAAATGTGACTACCCTGACGACTTCAGTGGTTACGAAGGAGCCCTGAAATGTCTTGCCCATAATGGTGGCGAAGTCGCTTTCACTAAAGTCTTTTATGTCCACAAATTCTTTGGc CTGGCCCTAGGCACTATTCCAGCCCATCCTTCACCAGAGGACCCGACAAACTTCAGGTATCTCTGTGTGGACGGGTCTAAAGTGCCTGTTGGCGACAAAAACCCTTGTTCGTGGGCGGCTAGGCCTTGGCAGGGTCTGCTTGGTCATAATGACGTTCTGGCTCAACTCTCGCCGCTGAGAGAGAAAATCAAACAACTGTCTAACGCCG gTGCAAGCACAAAGCCGAGCTGGTTCACAAACGTATTGGGTCTGTCTGAGAAGATCCATCACGTAGCAGATAACATCCCTATAAAGCCAGTGGATTATTTAAAGAAGGCCAACTATACAGAGGTGATTGAACGAGGGCATGGCGTGCCAGAATTGGTAGTAAG GATGTGTGTGACATCAAGCGTTGCCCTCGCTAAGTGCAGAGCGATGTCGGTGTTTGCATTCAGCCGCGACATCAGACCCATACTGGACTGTGTGCAGGAGTCTTCCGAAAAGGACTGCTTGAGAAGC GTCCAAGACAATGGCTCTGACCTAGCCGCAGTAGACGATATTAGAGTAGCAGCCGCTGCCAAACAATATGGTCTTCATCCAGTTTTCCACGAGGTGTATGGGGAAAAGAAAACTCCTAACTATGCAGTTGCTGTTGTCAAAAAAGGTTCTACTTACACGACGATTGATGACTTGCGGGGTAAAAG atcatGTCATAGTTCTTTCGGAACCTTCAGTGGCCTTCACGCTCCTTTGTTCTACCTCATCAATAAAGGAAAAATCACTTCTGAACCTGGACAG TGCGTCAAAAAACTTTCTGATTTCTTCTCTGCCGGCTCATGCTTGCCCGGTGTTGATAAGCCAGAAAATAATCCAAAAG GTGATGACATATCCATGCTGAAGAAACAGTGTGCTAGTGACAATAATCCTCTCAAATGCCTTCAAGAAGGACGTGGCGATATAGCATTCGTTTCTA GTGCAGATTTGAAAGACTACGACGAATCCCAATATGAATTACTTTGCCTAAATAGAGAGTCTGGAGGTCGAGACAAATTGTCCAACTTCGAGACTTGTAACATTGTTATGGCACCATCCAGGACTTGGCTAGCGTCAAAGACCAGCATGTCTGACGTTTCTATAGCACACACTCCATTGAGTCTGGCCCAGTTATTGGATACCAGATCAGATCTGTTCAACATTTACGGCGAATTCTTGAAGAATAACAACGTCCTCTTTAAT AATGCTGCTAAAGGATTGGCTACAACGGAGAAGTTTGATTTTGACAAATTCAAGACTATCCACGATGTCATTTCTAACTGTGGATTAGTATAA
- the LOC106136583 gene encoding succinate dehydrogenase cytochrome b560 subunit, mitochondrial, producing the protein MAFFSCGRLASKPVLSSLSRFPTILGTAQYAQAAGVPKITYKPYAPPNEEHHDIRNERLKRPMSPHLTIYAPQLTSMLSITHRAAGMILSGYAGVLGIGALVLPNDISYYITIIEGLNLSPATLFLAKAMIAAPFAYHFANGCRHLYWDTAKGLTIKEVYTTGYAMLAASLVITVFLAAL; encoded by the exons ATGGCATTCTTTTCTTGCGGAAG aTTGGCCAGTAAACCTGTGCTTTCAAGTTTAAGTAGGTTTCCTACGATCTTGGGCACTGCTCAGTATGCTCAGGCGGCCGGAGTCcctaaaataacatacaaaccaTATGCTCCGCCGAATGAGGAGCATCACGACATAAGAAATGAAAGGCTCAAGCGTCCAATGTCCCCACATTTGACGATATATGCCCCACAGTTAACCAGTATGTTGTCTATCACACATAGAGCTGCAG GTATGATTCTTTCTGGCTATGCCGGCGTCCTAGGCATTGGGGCTTTGGTCCTACCCAACGACATTTCCTACTACATTACTATTATTGAGGGTCTGAACTTGTCTCCCGCCACTCTGTTCCTGGCAAAAGCAATGATTGCAGCACCGTTTGCCTATCACTTTGCAAATGGCTGCCGACATTTATACTGGGATACAGCAAAGGGACTGACCATAAAGGAGGTTTACACAACAGGCTATGCCATGCTCGCTGCTTCACTTGTGATAACAGTATTCCTTGCTGCTTTATAA
- the LOC106136554 gene encoding acylphosphatase-2 isoform X2 — protein MAMRAADFEVYGRVQGVFFRKFTKEQAQKLGLRGWCKNTDEGTVLGHMQGPPDKIETMMQWLKTTGSPSSRIEKAEFRNQKEITEYSFDNFSIVKD, from the exons ATGGCAATGAGAGCCGCCGATTTCGAAGTTTATGGTAGAGTCCAGGGAGTTTTCTTTCGtaag TTCACTAAAGAACAAGCCCAGAAACTGGGACTCCGTGGCTGGTGTAAAAATACTGATGAAGGAACTGTCTTAGGACACATGCAGGGGCCACCGgataaaattgaaacaat GATGCAGTGGTTGAAAACGACTGGGAGTCCGAGCAGCAGAATCGAAAAGGCTGAATTTAGAAACCAAAAGGAGATAACTGAGTATAGCTTTGACAATTTCAGTATTGTcaaagattaa